One part of the Pyrinomonadaceae bacterium genome encodes these proteins:
- a CDS encoding transglycosylase SLT domain-containing protein has translation MKNESSQSSMISRVFALISICMLCAGAAMAQTSAAGVRLSQPDKATVPAEGSSTHKSTLETLAALYQNEVQKLEKKNAEAKALYTEGLIARVEFESSEKALVDARAKVEDVARQIAEANKPTPVAATVNLAASNQAWSTGSPRIDGLIRYYAGRNGVDPYLVYCLMSQESKFVSGATSYKGAQGLMQLMPGTAARYGVTNPYDVAQNISGGTRYLRDLLKMFNGRVDLALAGYNAGEGAVMKYGNTIPPYNETRNYVRLIIARYGRRQAS, from the coding sequence ATGAAAAATGAGTCTTCCCAATCCTCAATGATCTCGCGTGTGTTCGCGCTGATCTCGATTTGTATGCTTTGCGCCGGGGCCGCGATGGCGCAGACGAGCGCGGCCGGAGTTCGCCTGTCTCAGCCGGATAAGGCCACCGTTCCCGCTGAGGGGTCAAGTACGCACAAGAGCACTCTGGAAACACTTGCGGCTCTCTACCAGAACGAAGTGCAAAAGCTGGAAAAGAAGAACGCGGAAGCGAAAGCGCTCTACACGGAGGGCCTTATCGCGCGCGTCGAATTCGAAAGCAGCGAGAAAGCCCTGGTAGATGCGCGAGCGAAGGTCGAAGACGTGGCGCGGCAGATTGCTGAAGCGAACAAGCCAACTCCGGTCGCCGCGACCGTAAATTTGGCTGCTTCGAATCAAGCCTGGTCCACGGGCAGTCCCAGAATCGATGGACTCATCCGCTATTACGCCGGTCGGAACGGTGTAGATCCTTACCTCGTCTATTGCCTGATGTCGCAGGAATCGAAGTTCGTCTCGGGTGCAACCAGCTACAAAGGCGCTCAAGGCCTGATGCAGCTGATGCCCGGAACGGCCGCGCGATATGGCGTGACCAATCCCTACGATGTCGCGCAGAACATTTCGGGCGGCACGCGCTACTTACGAGATCTTCTGAAGATGTTCAACGGCCGAGTGGATCTGGCGCTCGCAGGTTATAACGCCGGCGAGGGAGCTGTCATGAAGTACGGCAACACCATCCCGCCCTACAACGAAACACGCAATTACGTGCGCCTCATCATCGCGCGCTACGGTAGGAGGCAGGCTTCGTAG
- a CDS encoding L,D-transpeptidase family protein, which produces MTRFYKTAVTALLSLILLAPVCALAGTKRDKRKVAQPTRAELKQAQARLSEMGYGAGRNALVAFQKYEGLKATGQFSRADVEAILNARAPQPRDSGYRHVEIDLDRQVLLLIDDAGAVQKVLPVSTGSNKQYREKRASGLAYTPRGRFRVYSKLKGWRKSPLGLLYYPNYISDGIAIHGNPSVPNTPQSHGCIRIPMSESVAMSRELPIGSIVLIYDSKSFVSAKDWADSKQ; this is translated from the coding sequence ATGACCAGGTTTTATAAAACGGCTGTGACAGCGCTTTTGTCGCTCATCCTGCTTGCGCCTGTTTGTGCGCTTGCCGGGACGAAACGCGACAAGCGTAAAGTCGCTCAACCGACGCGGGCGGAGTTGAAGCAAGCGCAGGCGCGTCTGTCAGAAATGGGCTATGGCGCGGGACGTAACGCACTGGTGGCTTTTCAGAAATACGAAGGACTTAAGGCCACGGGCCAGTTCAGCCGCGCGGATGTCGAGGCGATCCTGAACGCGCGCGCGCCGCAACCGAGGGATTCAGGGTACCGGCACGTCGAAATCGATCTCGACCGGCAAGTTCTTTTATTAATCGACGACGCGGGAGCGGTACAGAAGGTTTTACCGGTCTCAACGGGAAGCAACAAACAGTATCGCGAAAAACGCGCCAGCGGACTGGCGTACACGCCTCGGGGTCGCTTCCGGGTTTATTCGAAATTGAAGGGCTGGAGAAAATCTCCGCTCGGACTGCTCTATTATCCGAATTACATTAGCGACGGAATTGCGATTCATGGGAATCCCTCGGTTCCAAACACTCCCCAGAGCCACGGCTGCATTCGCATCCCGATGTCTGAATCCGTGGCCATGAGCCGCGAGCTGCCGATTGGAAGCATCGTGCTGATTTACGACAGCAAGTCTTTCGTGTCGGCGAAAGATTGGGCGGACAGTAAGCAGTAA
- the kdsA gene encoding 3-deoxy-8-phosphooctulonate synthase, translating to MTIAKKPIQVGTATFGDGRLAVIAGPCVIESAEHALMMARECQQRARNAGLDFVFKSSFDKANRSSVKSFRGIGMKDGLEILAAIKQELGVPVLTDVHDIAQIEATAEVVDVLQIPAFLCRQTDLIVAAAKSGRAVNIKKGQFLAPEDARNIVEKARSAGSDRVMLTERGVSFGYNNLVVDMRSFPIMSEFGVPVVFDVTHSLQLPGGLGHATGGLSQYIEPLARAGVACGVDAVFMEVHDAPERAPSDGPNMLPLERMGPLLESLRDIHALVRGSN from the coding sequence ATGACTATCGCGAAAAAACCCATTCAAGTTGGCACAGCCACGTTCGGTGACGGACGGCTCGCCGTAATCGCCGGACCATGCGTCATTGAATCTGCAGAGCACGCGCTGATGATGGCCCGCGAGTGTCAGCAACGTGCGCGCAACGCTGGTCTGGATTTCGTGTTCAAGTCTTCGTTCGACAAGGCGAACCGGTCGTCGGTCAAAAGCTTTCGCGGGATTGGCATGAAAGACGGCCTGGAGATCCTCGCCGCGATTAAGCAAGAACTCGGTGTGCCCGTCCTGACCGATGTTCACGACATTGCGCAGATCGAAGCTACGGCCGAGGTCGTCGATGTGCTTCAGATTCCCGCGTTTCTTTGCCGGCAAACCGATCTTATTGTCGCGGCCGCAAAGTCAGGCCGCGCCGTCAACATTAAGAAAGGCCAATTTCTGGCCCCCGAGGATGCGCGAAACATTGTTGAGAAAGCACGCTCAGCAGGCAGCGATCGCGTGATGCTGACTGAGCGGGGCGTCAGTTTTGGCTATAACAATCTCGTCGTCGATATGCGTTCGTTTCCGATCATGAGTGAGTTCGGAGTTCCCGTTGTTTTCGACGTGACCCATTCGCTGCAATTGCCGGGTGGGCTGGGTCATGCAACCGGCGGCTTGTCGCAGTACATCGAACCGCTCGCCCGTGCCGGAGTGGCTTGCGGCGTAGATGCCGTGTTCATGGAAGTTCATGATGCGCCGGAACGCGCGCCCTCAGACGGCCCAAACATGCTGCCGCTGGAAAGAATGGGCCCGTTGCTCGAAAGCTTGAGAGACATTCATGCGCTGGTGCGCGGTTCGAATTGA
- a CDS encoding D-alanyl-D-alanine carboxypeptidase family protein — MKNPRIHGVLIVAIIVALAVILSFSARNSRGQSPSGKTEPQNPKTESLVKPTALITERPAANANPVTIAPFAEAAAHNSLLRNDLIWEFGRKGQRGWYLYDLLIGKTLNISHHASSGDFASAIAGWQKQKGLSATGVLDEDSWMALVAQWQANRLKDKTPATPDQLLTAPISDFYDPTRLDELRQVERNTYAAYKAMLAAAIADPTLKLAHTSPTELAPAEKYFKIISSFRSREYQEKLRRESPKAGSAGLAVNSPHFTGRALDIYVGGDPVDTKDANRAIQVNTPVYKWLVKNAERFGFRPYFYEPWHWEYVK, encoded by the coding sequence ATGAAGAACCCCAGAATTCATGGTGTCTTAATTGTTGCGATCATTGTCGCTTTAGCTGTGATTTTGTCGTTTTCGGCGCGCAATAGCCGAGGACAGTCGCCGTCCGGCAAGACTGAACCGCAAAATCCGAAAACCGAATCGCTCGTCAAACCAACTGCCCTGATTACTGAGCGCCCCGCGGCAAACGCGAACCCCGTAACCATCGCACCATTTGCCGAGGCTGCGGCGCACAATTCACTGCTCCGAAACGATCTGATTTGGGAATTCGGAAGGAAGGGCCAGCGCGGCTGGTACCTCTACGACTTGCTGATCGGAAAAACGCTCAACATTTCTCACCACGCGTCCTCTGGTGATTTCGCCAGCGCGATTGCCGGTTGGCAGAAGCAGAAGGGTTTGAGCGCGACCGGCGTGCTGGATGAGGACTCCTGGATGGCCCTGGTCGCGCAGTGGCAAGCAAACCGCCTGAAAGACAAGACACCGGCGACCCCTGATCAACTGCTGACCGCGCCGATTTCGGACTTTTACGATCCAACGAGACTTGATGAGCTGCGTCAGGTCGAGCGCAACACGTACGCGGCTTACAAAGCAATGCTCGCCGCCGCGATTGCGGATCCGACCCTGAAGCTGGCGCACACTTCCCCCACTGAGCTCGCGCCGGCCGAGAAGTATTTCAAGATCATTTCCTCTTTCCGCTCGCGCGAATATCAGGAAAAGCTGCGCCGTGAATCACCTAAAGCCGGAAGCGCCGGACTCGCCGTTAACAGTCCGCATTTCACCGGCCGTGCGTTGGACATCTACGTTGGCGGCGATCCCGTCGACACGAAGGATGCCAACCGCGCGATTCAGGTCAATACACCTGTCTACAAGTGGCTTGTCAAGAACGCCGAGCGCTTCGGTTTCCGCCCATATTTCTACGAACCCTGGCACTGGGAATACGTCAAATAA
- a CDS encoding protein kinase, which translates to MLKCPRCSKQYPDDVHVCPLDLTPLHADETVADLIIDPLLRRVFEGKYRLDERLGGGGMGTVYRATHLLIDRPVAIKVLSQRFVGDSTAKQRFRREARAAGRMHHPNAVSVTDFGATADGYLYIVMELLEGQTLRDLLAREAPLDIARVVSIMLQTCAAVSAAHDVGLIHRDLKPANIFIEQRANTPAVVKVLDFGVAKFAVEEQADDDYQTLTQVGAIIGTPRYMSPEQCSGSGGVTPASDVYSLGIILYEMLSGVVPFNAETPLAIALRHVSHTPRPLREIVPDVPEQLAAIAHKALAKHPGERYPDANELRRAIFAAGQELGLEHATSAAAMPAIETLRDAGQASPSGRLVIDIGTLREAQSSGGAIATVADDSTRISESDTRPPLRREISRLNIGLADSNRRNRVFIVAALVVVIALLASVVVGGRWWRGENFAGASANPTAAASPTPTPTPEVTPSPSPAPSPRPKPKKRQKEPSRAKKVWDKVKGIFR; encoded by the coding sequence ATGCTCAAGTGTCCAAGGTGTAGCAAACAATATCCGGATGACGTGCACGTCTGTCCGTTAGACCTGACACCGCTGCACGCCGACGAGACGGTCGCGGACTTGATCATCGATCCGCTGCTGCGCCGGGTGTTTGAAGGGAAGTATCGCCTGGACGAGCGGCTGGGCGGCGGCGGGATGGGTACCGTGTATCGCGCCACTCACCTGTTAATCGATCGCCCGGTCGCCATCAAAGTCCTCAGTCAGCGATTCGTCGGGGACAGCACCGCAAAGCAGCGTTTCCGCCGCGAAGCGCGCGCCGCCGGACGAATGCATCATCCGAACGCCGTCAGTGTCACAGATTTTGGCGCGACCGCCGACGGCTATCTCTACATCGTGATGGAGTTGCTGGAAGGTCAAACGCTGCGCGACCTGCTCGCGCGCGAGGCGCCGCTTGATATCGCCCGCGTCGTTTCGATCATGCTGCAGACATGCGCCGCAGTGAGCGCCGCCCACGATGTTGGATTGATTCATCGCGATCTCAAACCGGCAAACATTTTCATCGAGCAACGCGCGAACACGCCGGCCGTCGTGAAGGTGTTGGATTTCGGCGTCGCCAAGTTCGCCGTCGAAGAGCAGGCTGACGACGACTATCAAACGTTGACGCAGGTCGGGGCCATCATCGGCACACCGCGGTACATGTCGCCCGAGCAATGCTCCGGCAGCGGCGGTGTCACGCCCGCGTCGGATGTCTACAGCCTGGGAATAATTCTTTACGAGATGCTCTCAGGCGTCGTGCCGTTCAATGCTGAGACGCCTCTGGCGATCGCGCTGCGCCACGTTAGTCATACGCCGCGCCCTTTGCGCGAGATCGTGCCGGACGTGCCGGAGCAGCTTGCGGCAATTGCTCACAAAGCCCTGGCAAAACATCCGGGCGAACGCTATCCAGATGCGAACGAGTTACGGCGGGCAATCTTTGCGGCGGGCCAGGAGCTTGGTCTGGAACATGCGACGAGCGCCGCCGCCATGCCGGCAATCGAAACACTACGAGATGCCGGACAAGCGAGTCCGTCGGGGCGGCTGGTGATCGATATCGGGACTTTGCGAGAAGCGCAATCGTCAGGCGGGGCGATCGCAACCGTCGCCGATGACTCCACCAGGATCAGCGAATCCGATACCCGCCCGCCGTTACGACGCGAGATCTCTCGACTGAACATCGGCCTGGCTGACTCAAATAGAAGAAACCGCGTCTTCATTGTTGCGGCGCTCGTCGTAGTTATTGCGCTTCTGGCGTCCGTCGTAGTCGGGGGAAGGTGGTGGCGCGGCGAAAATTTTGCGGGAGCCAGTGCTAATCCAACAGCGGCCGCTTCACCAACACCAACACCGACTCCGGAAGTAACACCATCGCCCAGCCCCGCGCCATCGCCAAGACCAAAGCCAAAGAAACGCCAGAAAGAGCCTTCAAGAGCGAAAAAGGTTTGGGATAAAGTGAAAGGGATCTTTCGATAA
- a CDS encoding xanthine dehydrogenase family protein molybdopterin-binding subunit, which yields MKKKNDLHLNRRSFLSVSTAAAGGMLVSLYLDFPAFAQEGRPAPPAKVYPPDAFVRIESNGKIFITVNRLEFGQGVQTALPMVLADELDADWSQVVAELAPAAEVYKDPLFGIQMVGGSGSISHSFQQYRELGAKTRAMLIAAAAERWKVSPNDCRAENSVVYGPDGRSARYAELAERAAREPVPNTVRLKNPSEFRLIGKKVPRLDSRAKCDGSQKFGLDLDLPGMKIAVVAHPPVFGGRVKSVDDKEARGLDGVKDIFQIPLAKGTGVAVVADRFWTAKRARDLLKIDWDLSGLDLADSTQLWTKYRELARGAGNVAVARGDDKAMSRTPAARRIVAEYEFPYLAHTPMEPLNATVKFEGDKAEAWVPSQFQTLDQMAIAQALGVKPERVTFHTEYAGGGFGRRASIDSHIPVEAAVIAKRFRDTPIKLVWPREDDVQGGYYRPMHAHRVEIGLGADGMPAAWRHVIVGQSLVAGTPFAAMMIKNGVDGTVVEGVEDTHYDLPNFHVSAHHPTVNVPVLWWRSVGSTHTAFVMETLIDELATRAKMDAFAYRRKLLKPEAKKLRAVLDLLEEKTAGWRKSLPKGHAAGIASHECFNTAVACAVEVSIVNKRPKIHRATVAIHCGLAVNPLSIESQFQGGLGFGLNQLMALGAITLKDGRVEQSNFDGFMPAYMGDVPVTVDVHIVPSADPPTGCGEPPVPVISPAVVNALTKLTGKRYRKLPLTEI from the coding sequence ATGAAAAAGAAAAATGATCTGCATCTGAACCGGCGAAGTTTCTTGTCTGTCTCGACGGCCGCTGCCGGCGGAATGTTGGTTTCGCTGTATCTGGATTTTCCGGCATTCGCTCAGGAAGGAAGGCCCGCGCCCCCGGCGAAAGTCTATCCACCGGATGCGTTCGTCCGCATTGAGTCCAACGGAAAAATCTTCATTACCGTGAATCGTCTCGAGTTTGGCCAGGGCGTGCAGACTGCTTTGCCAATGGTTCTAGCCGACGAGTTGGATGCTGACTGGTCGCAGGTCGTAGCGGAGCTAGCGCCGGCCGCCGAGGTTTACAAAGATCCGCTCTTTGGAATTCAGATGGTTGGTGGCTCCGGCTCGATATCACATTCATTCCAACAGTATCGCGAGTTGGGAGCGAAAACGCGTGCGATGTTGATTGCGGCTGCCGCCGAACGCTGGAAAGTTTCGCCCAACGATTGCCGTGCTGAAAACAGTGTCGTCTATGGCCCAGACGGGAGATCCGCACGCTATGCCGAGCTGGCCGAGCGCGCGGCGCGCGAACCGGTGCCCAATACAGTGAGGCTCAAGAATCCGTCGGAGTTTCGTCTCATTGGAAAGAAAGTGCCGCGGCTTGATAGCCGTGCGAAGTGTGACGGCTCACAAAAGTTCGGGCTCGATCTCGATCTTCCCGGAATGAAGATCGCGGTCGTGGCTCATCCACCCGTATTCGGTGGGCGCGTGAAGAGCGTTGATGACAAGGAAGCTCGCGGCCTCGATGGTGTGAAAGACATTTTCCAGATTCCCCTCGCAAAAGGGACCGGCGTGGCTGTAGTGGCCGATCGTTTCTGGACGGCCAAGCGCGCGCGCGATCTTTTGAAGATCGATTGGGACTTATCCGGACTGGATCTCGCCGACAGCACGCAGCTTTGGACTAAATATAGGGAATTGGCCCGCGGCGCGGGAAACGTCGCGGTGGCGCGTGGCGATGATAAAGCGATGAGTCGGACGCCGGCGGCGAGACGAATCGTGGCCGAGTATGAATTTCCTTACCTCGCGCACACGCCGATGGAACCTTTGAATGCCACGGTCAAATTTGAAGGCGACAAAGCCGAAGCGTGGGTGCCTTCGCAATTCCAGACCCTCGACCAGATGGCCATTGCTCAGGCGCTGGGAGTGAAGCCTGAACGGGTCACTTTTCACACGGAGTATGCGGGCGGTGGGTTCGGCCGGCGGGCGTCGATCGATTCGCACATCCCGGTGGAAGCGGCGGTGATTGCGAAGCGCTTCCGTGACACTCCGATAAAACTGGTCTGGCCGCGCGAGGATGATGTTCAGGGTGGCTATTATCGTCCGATGCATGCGCATCGCGTCGAGATCGGACTCGGCGCGGATGGCATGCCGGCGGCCTGGCGTCATGTCATCGTCGGTCAGTCACTCGTGGCCGGGACTCCGTTTGCCGCAATGATGATTAAGAACGGTGTCGATGGCACTGTGGTGGAAGGCGTGGAGGACACTCACTACGACCTTCCGAATTTCCATGTGTCGGCACATCACCCGACGGTTAACGTGCCGGTCCTGTGGTGGCGTTCCGTGGGCAGCACGCACACTGCTTTTGTGATGGAGACTCTGATTGATGAGTTAGCGACGCGCGCGAAGATGGACGCCTTCGCTTATCGCCGTAAGCTTTTGAAACCTGAGGCGAAGAAGCTGCGCGCGGTGCTCGATCTGCTGGAAGAAAAAACGGCCGGCTGGCGGAAGAGTCTGCCCAAAGGACACGCGGCGGGCATCGCTTCTCACGAATGTTTTAATACCGCCGTGGCCTGTGCCGTTGAGGTCTCAATTGTAAACAAGCGCCCGAAGATTCATCGCGCCACCGTGGCCATTCATTGTGGGCTGGCTGTTAATCCGCTATCGATTGAGAGCCAGTTTCAAGGCGGGCTGGGTTTCGGTCTGAATCAACTGATGGCGCTGGGCGCGATCACTTTGAAAGATGGGCGCGTGGAGCAGAGCAACTTCGATGGCTTCATGCCGGCTTACATGGGCGATGTGCCGGTCACAGTCGATGTGCATATCGTTCCCAGCGCCGACCCGCCGACAGGCTGCGGTGAACCACCGGTGCCGGTGATCTCGCCGGCTGTAGTGAATGCGTTGACGAAACTTACCGGAAAGCGTTATCGCAAGTTGCCGCTGACTGAGATCTAA
- a CDS encoding DUF5715 family protein: MRSRKTSTILVVLLSAAAGVAVWAALRFTAPNFLQSITSTVTSPVASRSTTELWEQAIARVKEDRGELAGAAPLEIPPELRHYEERRWFLATQVAEVRKHNLATSQDYLDLATKLKNGDLVGVPAVTDTYVLFGVGQIARDDAFARHENDRNVELYNEAQLREEFARLDAARANLTTEISSLNKQIAGLNRRDRTRRSELQKQLATQQAQLKSNDEHKEQLHEVYGQPDSRERLFRDYESLQTLAKDFRGRTFDLENPAHRQELKKTLLSSLRPQAFKLMEDIAAKYHRQFDRPLPVSSLVRPEQYQDSLRRVNRSATVIDTPPHSTGLAFDIDYRYMSNDEQNFVMSELARLKQAGRIEVLRERTANIHVFVFIDGTRPSDELVTASLEEIGPSSKEDAEEKDAAKTTTKKARPSRAKPTRAKPTRAKPKPRTRRRR; the protein is encoded by the coding sequence ATGCGTAGTCGGAAAACCAGTACCATCCTCGTAGTGCTACTGAGCGCGGCCGCCGGTGTGGCGGTGTGGGCCGCGCTGCGATTTACGGCGCCGAATTTCCTGCAGTCGATTACTTCGACAGTAACATCCCCCGTCGCCAGCCGCTCCACCACCGAGCTGTGGGAACAAGCCATTGCGAGAGTTAAAGAGGATCGGGGTGAGCTTGCCGGCGCAGCGCCTCTGGAGATTCCGCCTGAGCTGAGGCATTACGAAGAACGCCGATGGTTTCTGGCGACGCAGGTCGCTGAAGTGCGAAAACATAACCTGGCGACCTCGCAGGACTATCTGGATCTCGCGACAAAACTCAAAAACGGCGACCTCGTCGGCGTTCCCGCGGTCACGGACACGTACGTTTTGTTCGGGGTGGGGCAAATCGCCAGGGACGATGCGTTTGCTCGTCACGAAAATGATCGCAATGTCGAACTCTATAACGAAGCCCAGTTGCGGGAAGAGTTCGCGCGTCTTGATGCGGCGCGCGCGAATCTGACCACCGAAATCTCGAGCTTGAACAAGCAAATTGCCGGTTTGAATCGGCGCGATAGAACGCGTCGCAGTGAGTTGCAGAAACAGCTCGCGACCCAGCAAGCGCAACTGAAATCGAACGACGAGCACAAGGAACAGTTGCACGAAGTCTACGGCCAGCCGGACTCTCGTGAGCGTCTGTTCCGGGACTACGAATCGTTGCAAACCCTGGCGAAAGACTTCCGCGGCCGCACCTTCGACCTTGAGAATCCCGCGCATCGGCAGGAGTTGAAAAAGACTCTGCTCAGTTCGCTGCGACCGCAGGCTTTTAAGCTGATGGAAGACATCGCGGCCAAGTATCACCGGCAGTTTGATCGTCCGTTGCCGGTAAGTTCGCTCGTCAGGCCTGAGCAGTATCAGGACTCTTTGCGCCGAGTTAATCGCAGCGCGACCGTTATCGATACTCCGCCGCACTCAACCGGCCTGGCTTTCGATATCGACTATCGCTACATGAGCAACGACGAACAGAACTTCGTGATGAGTGAGCTGGCGCGACTGAAGCAAGCCGGCCGGATTGAAGTGCTGAGAGAGCGGACCGCGAACATCCACGTGTTTGTCTTTATCGACGGCACGCGGCCCAGCGATGAGTTAGTGACGGCTTCGCTGGAAGAAATAGGGCCTTCCTCGAAAGAAGACGCGGAAGAGAAAGACGCCGCGAAAACAACCACGAAAAAGGCCAGGCCCTCTCGGGCTAAGCCAACTCGCGCCAAGCCAACGCGCGCTAAGCCAAAGCCCAGAACCCGCCGCCGCCGTTAA
- a CDS encoding (2Fe-2S)-binding protein: MATYQINVNGQTKKVDVDPGTPLLWVLREELKMTGTKYGCGISACGACTVHVDGIATRSCVVPVSLIGNRKVTTIEAIAQDPVGRVVQNAWVEKDVVQCGYCQSGQIMSAVALLKATPKPTDQNIEESMGGNLCRCATYVRIREAIKSASQQI, from the coding sequence ATGGCAACTTATCAAATCAATGTTAACGGTCAGACGAAGAAGGTGGATGTCGATCCCGGAACGCCTCTGCTGTGGGTTCTGCGTGAAGAACTAAAGATGACCGGCACGAAATATGGGTGCGGCATCAGCGCGTGCGGCGCCTGCACCGTGCACGTTGACGGCATCGCCACGCGGTCTTGCGTCGTTCCGGTGTCGCTGATTGGCAATCGGAAGGTAACTACCATTGAAGCGATCGCGCAGGACCCGGTGGGCCGCGTTGTGCAGAATGCCTGGGTGGAAAAAGACGTCGTCCAATGTGGCTACTGTCAAAGCGGACAAATCATGAGCGCGGTTGCCCTCCTGAAAGCGACGCCGAAACCCACCGACCAAAACATTGAGGAGTCGATGGGTGGCAATCTTTGCCGCTGCGCGACATACGTGCGAATTCGTGAAGCCATTAAGAGTGCGTCTCAACAAATCTAA
- a CDS encoding L,D-transpeptidase: MPDLSRRNSRSDVSWTGDGPVSFPTVGALTAIVLNRKFRSLAVGRRLTLLALMAALAMALAACKRASDSTGNQPTTPPTPSEPTIDASPTTKVGEQWQVITSNNVTFTVNASGAKSVRILYRPAFAEGHVQLKKTVPASQSDAGKFTTQVKVPVDFAGEVWAEIVFPNGEKKQTKPISLTTEDITPEELADASYKHTEESARSDKLTGGRIEKTELQAGKGDIRITINIPAFQTTLWQSGKEVRIYEIGIGRKEFPLPSGLRYARQIIFNPDWIPPDSEWVYEHDVEPGERVEADDPRNPLGKIKIPIGGGGILIHQAFKASDIGHLVSHGCVRVRLDELYELIDRIIAARSLPGSREHIERSKKSKDRFFIKLDAPLVVDISYDTQVVEGGVLHLYPDVYGKKTNTIENLRAELKEARVEDSQLDARTLQQMLARVTMNEEFVVSIADIKAGRALEAGKNQPVTSANAPKKPPVTRDKSGRRR; this comes from the coding sequence TTGCCTGATTTGTCGCGCCGCAATTCTCGATCGGATGTTTCGTGGACGGGAGATGGGCCCGTTTCGTTTCCGACCGTCGGTGCGTTGACCGCAATTGTGCTCAATCGTAAGTTCAGAAGTCTGGCGGTCGGTCGCCGGCTTACATTGCTGGCGCTGATGGCAGCCCTTGCGATGGCTTTGGCGGCGTGCAAGAGAGCATCCGATTCCACCGGCAATCAACCGACTACCCCACCCACGCCATCAGAGCCCACGATCGACGCTTCGCCTACGACCAAAGTCGGCGAGCAATGGCAAGTCATCACTTCCAACAATGTAACGTTCACCGTCAACGCGTCCGGTGCGAAATCCGTCAGGATTCTGTATCGACCCGCTTTCGCCGAAGGTCACGTTCAATTAAAGAAGACCGTCCCGGCGTCTCAGTCTGACGCCGGCAAATTCACCACCCAGGTGAAAGTGCCTGTCGATTTCGCCGGAGAGGTCTGGGCCGAAATCGTGTTTCCGAACGGCGAGAAGAAACAAACAAAACCAATTTCACTGACGACGGAAGACATCACGCCCGAGGAACTCGCCGACGCGTCTTACAAACACACGGAAGAATCCGCGCGTTCGGACAAATTGACCGGGGGCCGCATTGAGAAGACTGAGCTGCAAGCCGGCAAAGGTGACATTCGCATCACCATCAACATTCCCGCTTTTCAAACCACGTTGTGGCAAAGCGGAAAAGAGGTCAGGATTTACGAGATCGGAATTGGCCGCAAAGAGTTCCCGCTGCCGAGCGGCCTGCGCTACGCGCGTCAAATCATTTTCAATCCGGATTGGATTCCGCCTGACAGCGAGTGGGTTTATGAACACGATGTCGAGCCTGGAGAGCGTGTTGAGGCTGACGACCCGCGCAACCCGCTGGGAAAGATTAAGATTCCGATTGGCGGCGGCGGCATTCTGATTCATCAAGCCTTCAAGGCATCTGACATTGGGCATCTTGTCTCGCACGGCTGCGTGCGAGTGCGCCTCGACGAGCTTTATGAATTGATTGACAGAATAATTGCCGCGCGTTCTCTGCCGGGCTCGCGCGAGCATATTGAGCGTTCAAAGAAGAGCAAGGATCGTTTCTTCATTAAGTTGGACGCCCCACTCGTGGTCGACATCAGCTATGACACTCAAGTCGTTGAAGGAGGCGTGCTCCACCTTTATCCCGACGTCTATGGTAAGAAGACGAACACCATCGAGAACCTGCGCGCGGAATTGAAAGAAGCGAGAGTTGAAGATTCGCAGCTCGATGCCCGGACGCTTCAGCAAATGCTCGCTCGCGTGACCATGAACGAAGAGTTCGTCGTCAGCATTGCCGACATCAAAGCCGGACGCGCGCTGGAAGCCGGAAAGAATCAGCCGGTGACCTCAGCAAACGCGCCGAAGAAACCACCTGTCACCCGCGACAAGAGTGGACGCCGAAGGTAG